One window of the Candidatus Phycorickettsia trachydisci genome contains the following:
- a CDS encoding N-acetylmuramoyl-L-alanine amidase: MKKAYESLPISTEYQSPNYTHKIECIVQHHTVADFRGTLDIFLTPDKVSAHYVIDKTGNVYNLVPDTVAAWHAGVGEFTKGSKFNPKGRIASLNLHSIGIENVNTGNELFPEEQMRSNAYLLNILHDKYKFNPLLVVGHSDWAPGRKIDPSPFFPWAKFARASHSAEGFGTEMDFGAWAFIDKRSNVDIISWQQILASQSKDEVESTLKADIQSKLSTLGYVCDTDQKLQDAILAFNIHYGSEEIVKLPHFEDHWNKIYESNTSENREPLVYWSDTNDKIMGEIFNQFDAA, encoded by the coding sequence ATGAAAAAAGCCTATGAATCTTTACCAATTAGTACAGAATATCAAAGCCCTAATTATACTCACAAAATAGAGTGTATAGTACAACACCATACAGTTGCAGATTTTCGAGGAACTTTGGATATCTTTTTAACGCCAGATAAGGTATCTGCTCACTACGTTATAGATAAAACCGGAAATGTTTATAATTTAGTACCTGATACAGTAGCTGCATGGCACGCAGGAGTTGGAGAGTTTACTAAAGGCAGTAAATTTAACCCAAAAGGTCGTATAGCATCACTTAATCTTCACTCTATTGGCATTGAGAACGTAAATACAGGCAATGAGCTTTTTCCAGAGGAACAAATGAGGTCTAATGCTTACTTATTAAACATCTTGCATGATAAATATAAATTTAATCCCTTATTAGTTGTAGGACATTCAGATTGGGCACCCGGCAGAAAAATTGACCCTAGTCCCTTCTTCCCATGGGCTAAATTTGCTCGCGCATCACATTCAGCTGAAGGGTTTGGAACGGAAATGGACTTTGGAGCTTGGGCATTTATAGATAAACGTAGTAATGTGGACATTATTTCTTGGCAACAAATTCTCGCAAGTCAATCCAAAGATGAAGTTGAATCAACCTTAAAAGCGGACATTCAGTCAAAATTATCTACTCTAGGATATGTATGCGACACAGATCAAAAGTTACAAGATGCGATTTTAGCATTTAATATTCACTATGGCAGCGAAGAAATTGTTAAATTACCTCACTTTGAAGACCATTGGAACAAAATATATGAAAGTAATACTTCAGAAAATCGTGAACCTTTAGTGTATTGGTCTGACACTAATGATAAAATTATGGGGGAAATTTTTAATCAATTTGATGCAGCTTAA
- the mreC gene encoding rod shape-determining protein MreC: protein MILFENRTKRSSNVNFYRKVLLVCKKFLIVLILVALLVNYLLSKNASSRSLSIDISGTLHKAVNSSFDYFGNFWSNIIGYFGDVKTLKLENQKLSQKVLQLTQEINDLSVIQDQNQELRKLLNFISGYKAQSITAQLISITTNPEGQYGLINCGKKHSVSLGDTVVCDQGFIGKIIQVGDYYSKVLLITNSKLRIPVRSSSGQKGILKGDPDQPYISYIARPDKVNTDELLFTSLDSANLIADIPIGRIAHMSNKVLVKPNTKLEDLRFISVLKKP from the coding sequence ATGATCTTATTCGAAAATAGAACAAAAAGAAGCTCAAACGTCAATTTTTATCGCAAAGTTTTATTAGTATGTAAAAAGTTTCTAATAGTACTTATTTTAGTCGCTCTATTAGTAAACTATCTACTTAGCAAAAATGCTTCAAGCAGAAGTTTATCAATAGATATTTCAGGAACTTTGCATAAAGCTGTAAATAGCTCATTTGACTATTTTGGTAATTTCTGGAGCAATATTATTGGGTATTTTGGAGATGTTAAAACTTTAAAGTTAGAAAATCAAAAACTCTCTCAAAAAGTCTTGCAATTAACTCAAGAGATAAATGATCTTTCAGTAATCCAAGATCAAAACCAAGAGCTTCGTAAACTACTGAATTTTATTTCTGGATATAAAGCTCAGAGCATCACTGCTCAGTTAATTTCAATTACTACTAACCCTGAAGGACAATACGGCCTTATTAATTGCGGGAAAAAACACTCTGTTTCATTAGGTGATACAGTAGTATGCGACCAAGGATTTATAGGTAAGATAATTCAAGTTGGAGATTACTATTCTAAAGTATTATTAATTACAAACTCAAAACTTCGTATTCCGGTACGCTCATCTTCTGGACAAAAGGGAATACTGAAAGGCGACCCAGATCAACCCTATATTTCATATATCGCACGTCCTGATAAAGTTAACACAGATGAGCTACTATTTACTTCACTTGATTCAGCAAACTTAATAGCAGATATTCCGATTGGTCGCATTGCACACATGAGTAACAAGGTATTAGTCAAGCCAAATACAAAACTTGAAGATTTGCGCTTCATCAGCGTACTTAAAAAACCTTAA
- a CDS encoding rod shape-determining protein: MFNKLIQMFSSDMGIDLGTANTLVYVKNKGVVLNEPSVVALIRDSSGYKPYAFGQEAKMMLGRTPSEIDAKRPMKDGVIADFRGAEEMIKHFIRSVHKRRSFVGPLIIVCVPSGSTPVERRAIQEAAESAGAREVFLIEEPMAAAIGAGLPVTEPKGSMIVDIGGGTTEVAVLSLGGIVHASSVRVGGDKFDESIISYIRRTHNLLIGEPTAERVKKEIGTAKVSPEATDKNHVYIKGRDLINGIPLEIKLEQESIAESLSEPINQIIDTVKNVLEVIPPELSSDIAETGIMLTGGGAMLRNLDQMLKDATQLPVYVAEQPLLCVVRGIGQVLENFNTLRYVLFKQD; this comes from the coding sequence ATGTTTAACAAGTTAATACAAATGTTCTCATCAGATATGGGAATCGACCTAGGCACCGCTAACACTCTAGTTTACGTCAAAAATAAAGGCGTAGTTTTAAATGAACCCTCAGTAGTTGCTCTAATCAGGGATAGTAGTGGTTATAAGCCTTATGCTTTTGGCCAAGAAGCTAAAATGATGTTGGGTAGAACGCCATCTGAGATAGATGCTAAAAGGCCCATGAAAGACGGAGTAATCGCAGATTTTAGAGGGGCTGAAGAGATGATTAAACACTTTATCAGGTCCGTGCACAAACGTCGTAGCTTTGTTGGTCCGCTGATCATAGTATGCGTTCCATCAGGATCTACCCCAGTTGAGCGCAGGGCGATACAGGAAGCAGCAGAAAGTGCTGGAGCTAGAGAAGTGTTTTTAATTGAAGAGCCTATGGCAGCAGCAATAGGAGCAGGACTCCCTGTAACTGAGCCAAAAGGTTCTATGATAGTTGACATCGGAGGAGGTACAACAGAGGTAGCAGTATTATCACTTGGAGGGATTGTTCATGCAAGCTCAGTACGCGTTGGAGGAGATAAATTTGATGAGTCTATTATTTCATACATAAGACGCACTCATAACCTTTTAATAGGCGAACCAACTGCCGAAAGAGTAAAAAAAGAAATAGGCACTGCAAAAGTATCTCCTGAAGCAACTGATAAAAATCATGTATATATAAAGGGACGTGACTTAATTAACGGTATTCCTTTAGAGATTAAATTGGAACAAGAAAGCATCGCCGAAAGTTTATCTGAGCCGATTAATCAGATTATTGATACTGTAAAAAATGTCCTTGAAGTAATACCGCCAGAGTTATCTTCCGATATCGCAGAAACTGGTATTATGCTAACAGGAGGAGGCGCAATGCTGCGTAACTTAGATCAGATGTTAAAAGATGCAACGCAGTTACCAGTATACGTGGCAGAGCAACCATTATTATGCGTTGTTCGAGGTATTGGCCAGGTACTAGAAAATTTCAATACATTAAGGTATGTATTATTTAAACAAGACTAA
- the mnmE gene encoding tRNA uridine-5-carboxymethylaminomethyl(34) synthesis GTPase MnmE: MTTIFAQCSGLVKAGVAVYRISGPRALYAAQCLTKKAFFEPRKAYLLDVFDPVSDELIDKGLVLYFKAPSSFTGEDIIEFHLHGSLAISKLMYKSLAIIQGVRIANPGEFSKRAYINGKFDLIQAEGLVDLINAETQMQHKQAMQQSSGLLSGLYESWRKSLLKVMSYLEAYIDFPEEGISSKVLGEIERNIQTLKQQMKNHLDDHNRGEVIREGINLSIFGPPNVGKSSLINYIANKNVAIVSPMPGTTRDSIETFIDIQGYPVCVMDTAGIRNNTYDVIELEGIKRAVTKTQAAHIKLLVVDVEIDVNNLDKGIKDLIDDKTILVINKVDLNPNIPIISDAIYISLKQKINLEELMEKILDKIKKISPSLQNPYITRERHRQNVEVALSLLNNFSLEKDLVLAAEDIRLSARRLSLITGKITADEILGEIFSSFCIGK; the protein is encoded by the coding sequence ATGACTACAATTTTTGCACAATGTTCGGGACTTGTTAAAGCTGGTGTGGCTGTGTATCGCATATCGGGACCAAGGGCTCTTTATGCTGCACAATGTTTGACCAAAAAGGCATTTTTTGAGCCTCGAAAAGCTTATTTGCTTGATGTGTTTGACCCAGTGTCAGATGAATTAATTGATAAAGGCTTAGTGTTATATTTTAAGGCTCCATCAAGTTTTACAGGGGAGGATATTATTGAGTTTCATTTACATGGAAGTCTAGCAATTTCTAAGCTTATGTACAAATCTTTAGCTATAATTCAAGGAGTAAGGATTGCTAATCCTGGAGAGTTTAGCAAGCGTGCATATATCAATGGTAAATTTGATTTGATCCAGGCTGAAGGATTAGTGGATTTGATTAATGCTGAAACCCAGATGCAACATAAACAGGCTATGCAACAATCATCTGGATTGCTTAGCGGTTTATACGAGTCTTGGCGCAAGTCTTTGTTAAAAGTTATGTCTTATTTAGAGGCGTATATAGATTTTCCCGAAGAAGGTATTTCATCTAAAGTTTTAGGAGAGATTGAAAGGAACATCCAAACTTTAAAGCAGCAGATGAAAAATCACCTGGATGACCACAATAGGGGAGAGGTAATTAGAGAGGGTATTAACCTAAGTATATTTGGTCCCCCAAACGTTGGTAAGTCAAGCTTAATCAACTATATTGCAAATAAAAATGTAGCTATTGTTTCTCCTATGCCCGGGACTACGAGAGACAGCATAGAGACTTTTATAGACATACAAGGCTATCCTGTATGTGTAATGGATACTGCGGGAATTAGAAATAATACTTATGATGTAATAGAACTTGAAGGTATTAAGCGTGCTGTAACTAAAACTCAAGCGGCGCATATTAAGCTTTTAGTTGTGGATGTTGAAATAGATGTGAATAATCTGGATAAAGGCATTAAAGATTTGATAGACGACAAAACAATCCTGGTTATAAATAAGGTAGATTTAAATCCTAATATTCCAATAATTTCTGATGCTATATACATATCTTTAAAGCAAAAAATAAATCTGGAAGAACTTATGGAAAAGATCTTAGATAAGATTAAAAAAATATCACCAAGTTTACAAAATCCCTATATCACTAGGGAGCGTCATAGGCAAAACGTTGAGGTGGCTCTAAGTTTATTAAACAACTTTTCTTTAGAAAAAGACTTGGTGCTTGCTGCTGAAGATATTAGACTTTCAGCTCGTCGTTTAAGCCTTATTACAGGCAAAATTACAGCAGATGAGATTTTAGGAGAAATATTTTCATCATTTTGTATAGGTAAATAA
- a CDS encoding TlyA family RNA methyltransferase has product MSKVRLDHYLVENGLASNLQEAASLCIRGLVHDSSSQLLKPGMQVNLNRSDIKVKQVKNHKYVARSALKLKDAIECYDIDVKSKICADLGCSTGGFTQILLENGAYKIYAVDVASGFFAYSLRNNPKITLLEKTNVKHLSKSLIPEDLDLICCDLSFIGLTNCLAPSLSLLKSGGELIALIKPQFELPKHLVEEGGIIKDPMLHKQACDSVANWLEGQGFNIVGIKPCSQLGMKGNQEFLLYAFKS; this is encoded by the coding sequence TTGTCTAAGGTGCGTTTAGATCATTACTTAGTTGAAAATGGCTTGGCTAGTAATTTACAAGAAGCCGCGAGTTTGTGTATTAGAGGTTTAGTTCATGATTCTTCAAGTCAATTACTCAAACCTGGAATGCAGGTGAACTTAAATAGAAGTGATATCAAAGTGAAGCAAGTTAAGAATCATAAATATGTTGCTCGCTCTGCATTAAAGCTAAAGGATGCAATTGAGTGCTACGATATTGATGTTAAGAGCAAGATTTGTGCAGATTTAGGATGTAGTACAGGTGGTTTTACCCAGATATTGCTTGAAAATGGAGCGTACAAGATTTATGCGGTGGATGTTGCTAGCGGATTTTTTGCATATAGTCTGCGAAATAACCCTAAAATTACCCTGCTTGAAAAAACAAATGTCAAACATTTAAGTAAAAGTCTTATACCTGAAGATTTAGATTTAATATGCTGTGATTTGAGCTTTATAGGATTAACAAATTGTCTTGCTCCATCTTTGAGTCTACTTAAAAGTGGTGGAGAATTAATCGCTTTGATTAAACCTCAGTTTGAATTACCTAAACATTTGGTAGAAGAAGGGGGGATTATTAAAGATCCCATGTTGCACAAGCAAGCTTGTGATAGCGTTGCTAATTGGCTTGAGGGGCAAGGTTTTAATATTGTCGGTATCAAACCTTGCTCCCAGCTTGGCATGAAAGGAAATCAAGAATTCTTGTTATATGCTTTTAAATCCTAA
- a CDS encoding outer membrane beta-barrel protein has product MTKLHKILLPLLITTTAQANHNFYLHGAVGAISQHKPSLPEISDDSVYRIKKTTPAPEISFGVGYQFSPRTRGEIVFVKPFFNKSRMVLKDERTNEFTDYAIITPNVNSLQLRGYVDIFDICDTYKVYLGAGVGASHVKGKLKIDYGNEANVYKFKHKYNFAYIFAAGTSFNISKDLKIGLEYNYSYHGKARDGFYKTPLRSHGIIAKIRWDL; this is encoded by the coding sequence ATGACTAAACTACACAAAATACTTTTACCATTGCTAATCACAACTACAGCTCAAGCTAATCATAACTTTTATTTACATGGAGCCGTAGGAGCTATATCACAACATAAACCCTCACTTCCTGAAATATCAGATGATTCTGTATATAGAATTAAAAAAACTACTCCAGCGCCCGAAATAAGTTTTGGAGTTGGTTATCAATTCAGCCCAAGAACAAGGGGTGAGATAGTTTTCGTAAAACCTTTTTTCAATAAAAGTAGAATGGTTTTAAAAGATGAAAGAACAAATGAATTTACAGATTACGCTATCATTACTCCAAACGTTAATTCACTACAATTAAGAGGATATGTAGATATTTTTGACATATGCGATACATATAAAGTATATCTAGGCGCAGGTGTTGGAGCATCTCACGTAAAAGGCAAACTTAAAATTGATTATGGTAACGAAGCAAATGTATATAAGTTCAAACATAAATATAATTTTGCTTACATTTTTGCAGCCGGTACCAGCTTTAATATATCTAAAGATTTAAAAATCGGTTTAGAATATAATTATAGCTATCATGGCAAGGCGAGAGATGGATTTTATAAAACACCTCTGCGGTCACATGGAATTATTGCTAAAATCAGGTGGGATCTTTAG
- a CDS encoding glycosyltransferase family 25 protein — MNGEVKISSRIFKNELIFQTKFNSISKKDIQVFVISLDRTPERYETMKNQLQANDIIHQKFSAVDGYNLNIVHSKTGDKFCGKDLKDMKISILPNERYDILCPSSKSSYFSSGRIFTAGEFGCHCSHREIWHKIVSHNIEYALVLEDDIIFPTDFQKKFTDLINNLPNEWGVIYLYAVVDPAKKIKIKNNSHIIKFRPNSHLVYGTVAYLITFKAAKEMLAVSEGFSGPIDESMSKAIDTEKVRAYQALQISLSTPDHLTKGESIIRSMGRAS, encoded by the coding sequence ATGAATGGAGAAGTTAAAATATCTTCTCGTATTTTTAAAAACGAATTGATCTTTCAAACTAAATTTAACTCAATTTCTAAGAAAGACATACAAGTTTTTGTTATTAGTTTAGATCGTACTCCTGAAAGGTATGAAACAATGAAAAATCAACTTCAGGCAAATGACATAATACATCAAAAATTTAGCGCAGTCGATGGATATAATCTCAATATTGTTCATTCTAAGACAGGTGATAAATTTTGTGGCAAAGATCTCAAAGATATGAAAATAAGCATATTACCCAATGAACGCTACGATATTTTATGTCCATCGAGTAAATCTAGCTATTTTTCTAGTGGCAGAATATTCACGGCAGGAGAATTTGGATGTCATTGTAGTCACAGAGAGATATGGCACAAGATAGTTTCCCATAATATAGAATATGCCCTAGTTCTAGAGGATGATATAATATTTCCAACAGACTTTCAAAAAAAATTTACCGACCTAATAAATAATTTACCTAATGAATGGGGTGTAATTTATTTATATGCTGTTGTGGATCCCGCCAAAAAAATTAAAATAAAAAATAACTCTCATATAATAAAGTTTCGACCTAACTCTCATTTAGTATACGGTACTGTTGCATATCTTATTACTTTTAAAGCTGCTAAAGAAATGTTGGCAGTAAGTGAAGGTTTTTCGGGTCCCATTGATGAATCTATGTCTAAGGCCATTGATACTGAAAAAGTTCGAGCATACCAAGCATTACAAATTTCTTTATCAACCCCAGATCACCTTACAAAAGGTGAGTCTATAATACGTAGTATGGGAAGAGCATCTTGA
- a CDS encoding ATP-dependent DNA helicase RecG — translation MIINIFDQTLTSALKIKAWTAARLRKINIITVRDMLFHIPYSYIERKVEPDYSSLSENDHIVTTISITKSPSSFRRLKVLKYEGINSRGQKLELTFFQMSKIMMAKFRAGNKITICGKVTNPRFKPEMVHPEIVFTSPHKIQPIYHLTQGINNNQMHQYALYCLNLLPNLKDWHNLANNMPSIYESLQQLHNPKELKDPSIYKKRLALEEILINQICLNNLRTSNKLERYGIEDIAHDHHAKVFATLGFMPTEDQQHSLEEIYKDQKSSSRMIRMLQGDVGSGKTFVALLSILNIVASGKQCCLMSPTDILTVQHFNFFIKALDGMDLKIEIITSKIKGKKRKEILEDLAAGNINIIIGTHSLIQENINFANLGYIVIDEQHKFGVKQRATLLAKSQDADLLLMSATPIPRSLSMVLYGDMDISYITSKPKNNLPIITTVLSSKKMDDLIASLQRIFDKNQQVYWICPLIQDSEKKSFTSVVARFDSLRQVYHYQVGFLHGALAKDEKEQIMNDFKDNQIKLLVSTTVIEVGIDVPNATLIVIEDAQNFGLAQLHQLRGRVGRSHLQSYCILVYGDSAVSTNTRERLNIMTQSQNGFEIAEKDLEIRGGGDIIGLRQSGQACFTFIDLYQNRDLIIKAKEFLANNPNLKPDQKIIELFAKQFFTDDLGAA, via the coding sequence ATGATAATAAATATTTTCGATCAAACTCTAACATCAGCGCTTAAAATTAAAGCTTGGACCGCTGCTAGATTAAGAAAAATTAACATCATCACCGTAAGGGATATGCTATTTCATATTCCCTATTCTTATATAGAACGCAAAGTTGAGCCTGATTACAGCAGTTTATCAGAAAATGATCATATAGTAACTACCATATCCATCACAAAGTCTCCCTCAAGCTTCAGAAGACTTAAAGTATTAAAATATGAAGGTATTAATTCTCGTGGTCAAAAGCTGGAGCTTACTTTTTTTCAGATGTCAAAGATCATGATGGCTAAATTTAGAGCAGGCAACAAGATTACTATTTGCGGCAAGGTTACAAACCCGCGCTTTAAACCAGAAATGGTTCATCCTGAAATTGTTTTTACCTCCCCGCACAAAATTCAACCAATCTATCATCTAACCCAAGGTATTAATAACAACCAGATGCATCAGTATGCATTATACTGCCTAAACTTATTACCCAACCTTAAAGATTGGCATAACTTAGCAAACAACATGCCCTCAATTTATGAGAGCTTGCAACAATTACATAATCCTAAGGAGCTCAAGGATCCAAGTATTTACAAAAAACGATTAGCACTAGAGGAAATATTAATAAATCAGATATGCCTAAACAATTTACGTACCTCAAACAAACTTGAGCGATATGGTATCGAAGATATTGCTCATGATCATCATGCAAAAGTTTTTGCTACTCTTGGTTTTATGCCAACAGAAGATCAACAACACTCTTTAGAAGAAATATATAAGGACCAAAAAAGCTCCAGTAGAATGATCAGAATGTTGCAAGGTGATGTTGGAAGCGGAAAAACTTTCGTTGCCTTACTTTCTATTCTAAACATAGTTGCAAGTGGTAAACAATGCTGCCTTATGAGCCCAACCGACATACTAACAGTCCAACATTTCAACTTTTTTATTAAAGCGCTAGATGGCATGGATTTAAAGATTGAGATAATCACCAGCAAAATTAAGGGCAAAAAACGAAAAGAAATTTTAGAAGATCTTGCGGCAGGTAATATAAATATAATCATTGGCACACACTCTCTAATTCAAGAGAATATCAATTTTGCCAACCTTGGATACATCGTAATTGACGAGCAACATAAGTTTGGCGTCAAACAACGCGCAACTCTTTTAGCTAAATCTCAAGACGCCGATCTTCTCTTAATGAGCGCAACTCCAATACCTAGGAGCCTTAGCATGGTATTATATGGCGATATGGATATCTCATATATTACTTCTAAACCTAAAAACAATTTACCAATAATCACAACCGTTTTATCCAGCAAAAAAATGGATGATTTAATCGCCTCATTGCAAAGGATTTTTGATAAAAATCAGCAAGTATACTGGATCTGCCCATTGATTCAGGATAGCGAGAAAAAATCTTTTACGAGCGTAGTAGCTCGTTTTGACTCATTACGCCAGGTTTATCATTATCAAGTAGGCTTCTTACATGGTGCTTTAGCGAAAGATGAAAAAGAACAAATCATGAATGATTTTAAAGACAATCAAATCAAACTTTTAGTCTCAACCACAGTGATTGAAGTAGGTATAGACGTACCTAACGCAACTCTTATAGTTATCGAAGATGCTCAAAATTTTGGCCTTGCCCAACTACATCAATTACGAGGCAGAGTTGGCAGAAGCCATCTGCAGTCTTATTGCATACTAGTTTATGGCGATAGTGCTGTAAGCACTAATACGAGAGAAAGACTCAATATCATGACCCAAAGTCAAAATGGTTTTGAAATCGCCGAAAAAGATTTAGAAATCAGAGGCGGAGGAGATATTATAGGCTTGCGCCAAAGCGGACAAGCTTGCTTTACGTTTATCGACCTATATCAAAACAGAGACCTTATTATTAAAGCAAAAGAATTTTTAGCTAATAACCCAAACTTAAAGCCCGATCAAAAAATCATAGAGTTGTTCGCAAAGCAATTCTTCACTGATGATTTAGGGGCTGCTTAA
- the rpsF gene encoding 30S ribosomal protein S6 gives MNFYELIFIVRPDLSSSELDKLMANFLEIIERHSGKVIANEYWGLKNLAYKIGNNKKGHYSFLGVQMTKECKEEVENKIKLGGIEISSQIIRHMVLRVEEINKTPPQMFKSSNAEVSAINVTI, from the coding sequence ATGAACTTTTACGAGTTAATCTTTATTGTGCGTCCAGATTTATCATCTTCTGAGCTTGATAAATTAATGGCTAATTTCTTAGAAATAATAGAGCGTCATTCAGGCAAAGTAATTGCCAATGAATATTGGGGTTTAAAAAACCTTGCTTATAAAATTGGTAACAATAAAAAAGGTCATTATTCTTTCTTAGGTGTTCAAATGACTAAGGAATGTAAGGAGGAAGTAGAAAATAAAATTAAGCTTGGCGGTATAGAAATTTCCTCTCAGATTATAAGGCACATGGTTCTAAGAGTGGAAGAAATTAATAAAACTCCCCCTCAGATGTTTAAAAGCTCTAACGCTGAAGTTTCAGCTATCAACGTAACAATTTAA
- the rpsR gene encoding 30S ribosomal protein S18, protein MSEDLKALPEKATQRVADRANKKVFFRKRSGCPLHEDKDLNITYKNSEFLSKFISEGGRILGARITGVCPKHQKEITQSIKIARMLALMPFVTKFD, encoded by the coding sequence ATGTCAGAAGATTTAAAAGCATTACCTGAAAAAGCAACACAAAGAGTTGCAGATCGAGCAAATAAAAAAGTTTTTTTTAGAAAAAGAAGTGGATGTCCTTTACATGAGGATAAAGACTTAAATATTACATATAAAAATTCTGAGTTTTTGTCTAAGTTCATCTCTGAAGGTGGCAGAATACTTGGAGCAAGAATAACAGGCGTTTGTCCAAAGCATCAAAAAGAAATTACTCAATCTATTAAAATTGCTAGGATGCTTGCTTTGATGCCTTTTGTAACAAAATTTGATTAA
- the rplI gene encoding 50S ribosomal protein L9, with protein MDLIVVQPVGKLKNIGQVVKVKKGYARNFLLPRGYALVATANNKQKFEEIKVELALKQEKESTLAASKIANLEGKVLTFLEQALEDGKLFGSVRSKTIAAALEKEYDIKLRSDQVELSEAITKIGVYKVKVSLAHGLVADVLVNVARNDIEASSQLTAYHAEQAAPATVEKSPESSQETPKE; from the coding sequence ATGGATTTAATTGTAGTACAACCTGTAGGAAAACTCAAAAATATCGGTCAAGTAGTTAAAGTAAAAAAAGGTTATGCAAGAAACTTTTTATTACCTAGAGGATATGCTTTAGTCGCAACTGCGAACAATAAGCAAAAGTTTGAAGAAATTAAAGTTGAGCTTGCACTGAAGCAAGAGAAAGAAAGTACGCTAGCTGCTTCTAAAATTGCTAATCTGGAGGGTAAAGTTTTAACTTTCTTAGAGCAAGCTTTAGAAGATGGTAAGTTATTTGGATCAGTCAGATCAAAAACTATAGCTGCTGCTTTAGAAAAAGAATATGATATCAAGCTTAGAAGCGATCAAGTTGAACTATCTGAGGCTATAACAAAGATAGGGGTATATAAAGTAAAGGTTTCTTTAGCTCATGGGCTAGTTGCTGATGTATTAGTTAACGTTGCAAGAAATGATATAGAGGCTTCTTCTCAGCTTACAGCTTATCATGCAGAACAAGCAGCTCCAGCTACTGTCGAAAAATCTCCTGAATCATCTCAAGAAACTCCAAAAGAGTAG